One window from the genome of Nicotiana sylvestris chromosome 9, ASM39365v2, whole genome shotgun sequence encodes:
- the LOC104233303 gene encoding nuclear matrix constituent protein 1-like isoform X1, with amino-acid sequence MSTPPRKIFSGWTLTPRTDPANRAVSKGKDVGFMGSAQKGVFLSQDCDDTMDKQLILEKLSNLENELLDYQYNMGLLLIEKKEWSSKYEEIKQALDKAKEDYRREQNTYSITLSEVEKREENLRNALGVEKQCVLELEKELREMRSEYAETKYTADSKLKEATALATSVEENSLQLELKLRAADAKIAEVNRKSSEVERKLCDIEAQENALRRERSSFNTEREAHESALSKQREELREWERKLKEGEERLADARTLLNQREQRANENDSVLMQKQNDLENESRKIDIANSVLRKKEDDMSSRLTSVAHKEKELEDVKKSLEIKEKELDELQEKLNAKEREEIQKLMDEHRAILQSKEEEFELEMRQRRTSLDEELKSKVIELEKKEAEVNHIEEKLKKREQALEKRNDKMKEKEKDLELKLKALKGREKSLKTDEKELETEKKQIFTEKESLLALKAELENERAELEKQQIKINEDMEQLKVTEDEKMEHARLLSELKQETDNCRLLRETLLKEAEDLKQEKERFEKEWEELDEKRSMIEKELKEVNELKRNFEKLQHTEEERLNKEKLETENYVQRELEALKVAQETFAATMDHERSVLAEKTQSEKMQMLHDFERQKRELESEMLRKQEEMESALHEREKLFEEERQRELSNVNYLREVARKEMEEMKSERVRLEKEKKEISANKMHLEEQQLEMKKDIDVLDGLSRKLKDQRAAFAKERERFIAFVKNLGSCSSCGEGIRLFELSGLQALHDVENFEAPPLRSVAQEYLKDGLQGSPGSANNELSPGVLNSGSTASAGTMSWLRKCTSKLLIFSPGKKIEHPASQGLIGGSSLAEKSVGELPDGLSKNDDQPDLAVSINDTCDDQRHQSDNSIREVEAGHDIREDSQHSDVNAGQRRPVRKGRGKNTKTGSTKAKAILGKNLKETENTHVNGGLESSININDESQKESSLLGGAPSNTRKRTRTHTSQGTASEFDGNHSDGQSDSVTAGGRRKRRQRAAPSVQVLGERRYNLRRPKRGTRNKIDHHHPRAPAEVSSGDNGELRNSGAGLPTVADSPLKGAADSADIANELVDDTGLSEEVNGTPEGPSGYSVYDEEHKGEQDEDDDGKNEEDNEGNEEEEVQHPGEVSIGKKIWTFITT; translated from the exons ATGTCTACTCCGCCGAGAAAGATTTTCTCCGGCTGGACTTTGACACCAAGAACCGATCCGGCAAATAGGGCAGTTTCAAAGGGTAAAGATGTTGGCTTTATGGGTTCTGCACAAAAGGGTGTTTTCTTAAGCCAAGATTGTGATGATACTATGGACAAACAACTGATTCTTGAGAAGCTCTCAAATCTTGAAAATGAG CTCTTGGACTATCAATACAATATGGGCCTTCTCTTGATTGAGAAAAAGGAGTGGTCTTCTAAGTATGAAGAAATTAAGCAAGCCTTAGATAAAGCAAAGGAGGATTATAGAAGAGAACAAAACACTTACTCAATTACTCTATCTGAAGTGGAGAAACGGGAGGAGAATTTGAGGAATGCATTGGGTGTTGAGAAGCAATGTGTGCTTGAG CTAGAGAAGGAATTGCGTGAGATGCGATCGGAGTATGCAGAGACTAAATATACAGCTGATTCAAAATTAAAAGAGGCAACTGCATTGGCTACTAGTGTTGAAGAGAATTCACTACAACTAGAATTGAAATTGCGTGCAGCTGATGCCAAGATCGCTGAGGTGAACAGAAAAAGTTcagaagttgagagaaaactATGTGATATTGAGGCTCAAGAAAATGCACTTAGAAGAGAACGGTCCTCTTTCAATACCGA GCGTGAAGCTCATGAGAGTGCTCTATCTAAACAAAGAGAAGAGTTGCGAGAATGGGAAAGAAAACTAAAGGAAGGAGAGGAGAGGCTGGCTGATGCTCGAACATTGCTAAACCAAAGAGAGCAACGAGCAAATGAGAATGATAGCGTTTTGATGCAGAAGCAGAATGACCTTGAAAATGAGTCGAGGAAAATTGACATAGCTAACTCAGTTTTGAGGAAGAAAGAAGATGATATGAGCAGCCGACTAACTAGCGTTGCTCATAAGGAGAAG GAACTTGAGGATGTGAAAAAGAGCCTGGAGataaaagagaaagaattagATGAACTACAGGAAAAGCTAAATGCAAAAGAGAGA GAGGAGATACAAAAGTTAATGGATGAACACCGAGCTATCCTGCAATCAAAAGAAGAGGAGTTTGAATTGGAAATGAGGCAGAGGCGGACATCACTAGATGAGGAACTGAAAAGCAAGGTGATTGAACTGGAGAAGAAGGAAGCTGAAGTTAATCACATTGAAGAGAAACTCAAAAAACGAGAACAGGCACTTGAAAAGAGAAAtgacaaaatgaaagagaaggaGAAGGATCTTGAATTGAAGCTGAAAGCATTGAAGGGAAGAGAGAAGTCTCTGAAAACTGATGAGAAAGAattggaaactgaaaagaagcaGATATTTACTGAAAAGGAGAGTTTACTGGCTTTAAAGGCTGAGCTTGAGAATGAAAGAGCTGAACTTGAAAAACAACAGATCAAGATCAATGAGGACATGGAACAGCTTAAAGTAACAGAAGATGAGAAAATGGAACATGCTCGCCTTCTTTCAGAACTGAAGCAGGAGACAGACAATTGTAGACTTTTACGAGAAACTCTTCTGAAGGAAGCTGAGGATTTAAAGCAGGAAAAAGAGAGATTTGAGAAAGAATGGGAAGAGCTGGATGAGAAAAGATCTATGATCGAGAAGGAGTTGAAGGAAGTTAATGAATTGAAAAGGAATTTTGAAAAACTGCAGCACACTGAGGAGGAAAGGTTGAACAAGGAGAAGCTGGAAACAGAAAATTATGTTCAGAGAGAGTTGGAAGCCCTTAAAGTGGCACAAGAGACATTTGCGGCAACTATGGATCATGAGAGGTCAGTATTAGCTGAGAAAACTCAAAGTGAGAAAATGCAAATGCTTCATGATTTTGAAAGACAAAAACGAGAACTTGAGAGTGAAATGCTGCGGAAGCAGGAGGAAATGGAGTCCGCGCTGCATGAGCGGGAGAAACTCTTTGAGGAAGAGAGGCAGAGGGAACTCAGCAATGTTAATTATTTAAGGGAAGTTGCCCGTAAGGAAATGGAAGAGATGAAGTCAGAAAGAGTTCggctggaaaaagaaaaaaaggaaatttcTGCAAACAAGATGCATCTCGAAGAACAACAGTTAGAGATGAAAAAAGATATCGATGTGCTCGATGGTTTAAGCAGGAAGTTGAAGGATCAAAGGGCAGCTTTTGCAAAGGAAAGAGAGAGGTTCATTGCTTTTGTCAAAAATCTGGGGAGTTGCAGCTCATGTGGAGAGGGAATTCGGCTATTTGAGCTTTCTGGCCTTCAAGCTCTACATGATGTGGAGAATTTCGAGGCCCCTCCCTTGCGAAGTGTGGCACAGGAATATCTAAAGGATGGTCTCCAGGGCTCACCTGGAAGTGCTAACAACGAGTTGTCCCCTGGTGTTCTTAATTCAGGATCTACTGCTTCTGCTGGAACCATGTCCTGGCTTCGAAAATGTACATCAAAGCTTCTCATATTCTCACCAGGTAAGAAGATTGAGCATCCTGCATCTCAAGGTCTCATTGGTGGATCTTCTCTGGCAGAGAAATCGGTTGGTGAATTACCTGATGGACTATCGAAAAACGATGATCAACCAGATCTGGCTGTTTCCATCAATGACACGTGTGATGACCAGAGACATCAAAGTGATAACAGCATTAGAGAGGTGGAAGCTGGCCATGATATTCGCGAAGACTCTCAGCATTCCGACGTGAATGCTGGCCAGCGCAGACCTGTCAGGAAAGGGCGTGGTAAAAATACTAAGACAGGTTCAACAAAGGCAAAAGCAATCCTTGGAAAAAATCTTAAGGAGACTGAGAATACGCACGTGAATGGAGGTTTGGAGAGCTCAATTAATATAAATGACGAGAGCCAGAAAGAATCTAGTCTTTTGGGTGGAGCGCCAAGTAACACCAGAAAGCGTACTCGCACCCATACATCACAGGGAACGGCAAGTGAATTTGATGGAAATCATAGTGATGGACAGTCAGATAGTGTGACGGCTGGCGGTCGGAGGAAGAGGAGACAAAGGGCTGCCCCGTCTGTGCAGGTTCTTGGTGAAAGAAGATATAATCTCCGCCGTCCCAAAAG AGGGACTAGGAACAAGATTGATCACCATCATCCTCGTGCTCCTGCAGAGGTCAGCAGTGGAGATAATGGAGAACTCAGAAACTCGGGTGCGGGTCTTCCCACTGTAGCCGATAGCCCT TTGAAGGGTGCAGCAGACAGTGCTGATATAGCTAACGAATTGGTAGATGATACGGGATTGAGTGAAGAAGTGAATGGAACACCAGAAGGGCCGTCAGGTTACAGTGTATACGATGAGGAACACAAAGGTGAACAGGATGAGGATGATGATGGTAAGAACGAAGAAGATAACGAGGGCAACGAGGAGGAAGAGGTTCAACATCCCGGTGAAGTCTCTATAGGGAAGAAGATTTGGACTTTCATCACCACATAG
- the LOC104233303 gene encoding nuclear matrix constituent protein 1-like isoform X2, which translates to MSTPPRKIFSGWTLTPRTDPANRAVSKGKDVGFMGSAQKGVFLSQDCDDTMDKQLILEKLSNLENELLDYQYNMGLLLIEKKEWSSKYEEIKQALDKAKEDYRREQNTYSITLSEVEKREENLRNALGVEKQCVLELEKELREMRSEYAETKYTADSKLKEATALATSVEENSLQLELKLRAADAKIAEVNRKSSEVERKLCDIEAQENALRRERSSFNTEREAHESALSKQREELREWERKLKEGEERLADARTLLNQREQRANENDSVLMQKQNDLENESRKIDIANSVLRKKEDDMSSRLTSVAHKEKELEDVKKSLEIKEKELDELQEKLNAKEREEIQKLMDEHRAILQSKEEEFELEMRQRRTSLDEELKSKVIELEKKEAEVNHIEEKLKKREQALEKRNDKMKEKEKDLELKLKALKGREKSLKTDEKELETEKKQIFTEKESLLALKAELENERAELEKQQIKINEDMEQLKVTEDEKMEHARLLSELKQETDNCRLLRETLLKEAEDLKQEKERFEKEWEELDEKRSMIEKELKEVNELKRNFEKLQHTEEERLNKEKLETENYVQRELEALKVAQETFAATMDHERSVLAEKTQSEKMQMLHDFERQKRELESEMLRKQEEMESALHEREKLFEEERQRELSNVNYLREVARKEMEEMKSERVRLEKEKKEISANKMHLEEQQLEMKKDIDVLDGLSRKLKDQRAAFAKERERFIAFVKNLGSCSSCGEGIRLFELSGLQALHDVENFEAPPLRSVAQEYLKDGLQGSPGSANNELSPGVLNSGSTASAGTMSWLRKCTSKLLIFSPGKKIEHPASQGLIGGSSLAEKSVGELPDGLSKNDDQPDLAVSINDTCDDQRHQSDNSIREVEAGHDIREDSQHSDVNAGQRRPVRKGRGKNTKTGSTKAKAILGKNLKETENTHVNGGLESSININDESQKESSLLGGAPSNTRKRTRTHTSQGTASEFDGNHSDGQSDSVTAGGRRKRRQRAAPSVQVLGERRYNLRRPKRKVVNLKAVGTVVLPWLMEVKPIHF; encoded by the exons ATGTCTACTCCGCCGAGAAAGATTTTCTCCGGCTGGACTTTGACACCAAGAACCGATCCGGCAAATAGGGCAGTTTCAAAGGGTAAAGATGTTGGCTTTATGGGTTCTGCACAAAAGGGTGTTTTCTTAAGCCAAGATTGTGATGATACTATGGACAAACAACTGATTCTTGAGAAGCTCTCAAATCTTGAAAATGAG CTCTTGGACTATCAATACAATATGGGCCTTCTCTTGATTGAGAAAAAGGAGTGGTCTTCTAAGTATGAAGAAATTAAGCAAGCCTTAGATAAAGCAAAGGAGGATTATAGAAGAGAACAAAACACTTACTCAATTACTCTATCTGAAGTGGAGAAACGGGAGGAGAATTTGAGGAATGCATTGGGTGTTGAGAAGCAATGTGTGCTTGAG CTAGAGAAGGAATTGCGTGAGATGCGATCGGAGTATGCAGAGACTAAATATACAGCTGATTCAAAATTAAAAGAGGCAACTGCATTGGCTACTAGTGTTGAAGAGAATTCACTACAACTAGAATTGAAATTGCGTGCAGCTGATGCCAAGATCGCTGAGGTGAACAGAAAAAGTTcagaagttgagagaaaactATGTGATATTGAGGCTCAAGAAAATGCACTTAGAAGAGAACGGTCCTCTTTCAATACCGA GCGTGAAGCTCATGAGAGTGCTCTATCTAAACAAAGAGAAGAGTTGCGAGAATGGGAAAGAAAACTAAAGGAAGGAGAGGAGAGGCTGGCTGATGCTCGAACATTGCTAAACCAAAGAGAGCAACGAGCAAATGAGAATGATAGCGTTTTGATGCAGAAGCAGAATGACCTTGAAAATGAGTCGAGGAAAATTGACATAGCTAACTCAGTTTTGAGGAAGAAAGAAGATGATATGAGCAGCCGACTAACTAGCGTTGCTCATAAGGAGAAG GAACTTGAGGATGTGAAAAAGAGCCTGGAGataaaagagaaagaattagATGAACTACAGGAAAAGCTAAATGCAAAAGAGAGA GAGGAGATACAAAAGTTAATGGATGAACACCGAGCTATCCTGCAATCAAAAGAAGAGGAGTTTGAATTGGAAATGAGGCAGAGGCGGACATCACTAGATGAGGAACTGAAAAGCAAGGTGATTGAACTGGAGAAGAAGGAAGCTGAAGTTAATCACATTGAAGAGAAACTCAAAAAACGAGAACAGGCACTTGAAAAGAGAAAtgacaaaatgaaagagaaggaGAAGGATCTTGAATTGAAGCTGAAAGCATTGAAGGGAAGAGAGAAGTCTCTGAAAACTGATGAGAAAGAattggaaactgaaaagaagcaGATATTTACTGAAAAGGAGAGTTTACTGGCTTTAAAGGCTGAGCTTGAGAATGAAAGAGCTGAACTTGAAAAACAACAGATCAAGATCAATGAGGACATGGAACAGCTTAAAGTAACAGAAGATGAGAAAATGGAACATGCTCGCCTTCTTTCAGAACTGAAGCAGGAGACAGACAATTGTAGACTTTTACGAGAAACTCTTCTGAAGGAAGCTGAGGATTTAAAGCAGGAAAAAGAGAGATTTGAGAAAGAATGGGAAGAGCTGGATGAGAAAAGATCTATGATCGAGAAGGAGTTGAAGGAAGTTAATGAATTGAAAAGGAATTTTGAAAAACTGCAGCACACTGAGGAGGAAAGGTTGAACAAGGAGAAGCTGGAAACAGAAAATTATGTTCAGAGAGAGTTGGAAGCCCTTAAAGTGGCACAAGAGACATTTGCGGCAACTATGGATCATGAGAGGTCAGTATTAGCTGAGAAAACTCAAAGTGAGAAAATGCAAATGCTTCATGATTTTGAAAGACAAAAACGAGAACTTGAGAGTGAAATGCTGCGGAAGCAGGAGGAAATGGAGTCCGCGCTGCATGAGCGGGAGAAACTCTTTGAGGAAGAGAGGCAGAGGGAACTCAGCAATGTTAATTATTTAAGGGAAGTTGCCCGTAAGGAAATGGAAGAGATGAAGTCAGAAAGAGTTCggctggaaaaagaaaaaaaggaaatttcTGCAAACAAGATGCATCTCGAAGAACAACAGTTAGAGATGAAAAAAGATATCGATGTGCTCGATGGTTTAAGCAGGAAGTTGAAGGATCAAAGGGCAGCTTTTGCAAAGGAAAGAGAGAGGTTCATTGCTTTTGTCAAAAATCTGGGGAGTTGCAGCTCATGTGGAGAGGGAATTCGGCTATTTGAGCTTTCTGGCCTTCAAGCTCTACATGATGTGGAGAATTTCGAGGCCCCTCCCTTGCGAAGTGTGGCACAGGAATATCTAAAGGATGGTCTCCAGGGCTCACCTGGAAGTGCTAACAACGAGTTGTCCCCTGGTGTTCTTAATTCAGGATCTACTGCTTCTGCTGGAACCATGTCCTGGCTTCGAAAATGTACATCAAAGCTTCTCATATTCTCACCAGGTAAGAAGATTGAGCATCCTGCATCTCAAGGTCTCATTGGTGGATCTTCTCTGGCAGAGAAATCGGTTGGTGAATTACCTGATGGACTATCGAAAAACGATGATCAACCAGATCTGGCTGTTTCCATCAATGACACGTGTGATGACCAGAGACATCAAAGTGATAACAGCATTAGAGAGGTGGAAGCTGGCCATGATATTCGCGAAGACTCTCAGCATTCCGACGTGAATGCTGGCCAGCGCAGACCTGTCAGGAAAGGGCGTGGTAAAAATACTAAGACAGGTTCAACAAAGGCAAAAGCAATCCTTGGAAAAAATCTTAAGGAGACTGAGAATACGCACGTGAATGGAGGTTTGGAGAGCTCAATTAATATAAATGACGAGAGCCAGAAAGAATCTAGTCTTTTGGGTGGAGCGCCAAGTAACACCAGAAAGCGTACTCGCACCCATACATCACAGGGAACGGCAAGTGAATTTGATGGAAATCATAGTGATGGACAGTCAGATAGTGTGACGGCTGGCGGTCGGAGGAAGAGGAGACAAAGGGCTGCCCCGTCTGTGCAGGTTCTTGGTGAAAGAAGATATAATCTCCGCCGTCCCAAAAG GAAGGTTGTTAACCTCAAAGCTGTGGGTACTGTGGTACTTCCATGGCTAATGGAAGTCAAACCGATTCACTTCTGA